The DNA region CGACTAAAGGAGGTTGGGTTGGCATTGGTCTGTCTACCTAGACGGCGCCGGACGTCATGACATCCCTCTTCTGGCCGAGCTGATTCCAAGGGGTTGCTGTACCGCGCATCGTCTCATCAAGAAGTCATAATTCACAGGCTTCGTACGCAGGTCATCattcgcccaccccccctcctcgtctACCAAGAAGGATTGGtgccttttctttctccaATGCTGGCCATGCTCGAAAGATGTTTTGAATTGAATTCCATTTCTTTTTGGTTCGGCCTTCCCGCCTGCCTTTCAGAGAGCAAATGCACGTGATAGTTCAATGAGACCTAATGAACACCTGCCAGTAGTAGTAGCCCGCCCCTCCATTTGTCGAAAACCAGAGAAACAACGCCGCGTCCAACAACCGCTCTATGCGAAGGTGGTAGGGCGCTTCGCGCTGAAGATCTTCTGGTTGTTGATCTTGGCGACgcggtgggggagggggaagctCAGGTTCTTGGAGATGAGCTGCTTGATGTAGGGACGCTTGACAtcgtcgcccttctcgagctcgacgaccttgagGATCTATTTGCTCGTTGGTTAGTGGACCGGTCTGGGCAGCTGCACAGCGTTTGTTCGTGGGAGGCACGTACGTGGATGGACCTGAAGCGGGCACGGTGACGGGCGGCCATGTCGGAGTagagggcctcgacggcgtcggtgcGGGACATCTCGCGGTACTCCTTGTACATGTTGTGGGTACCGGAGCGAGAGTCGTAGCGGAGCCAGACACCGAAGTTCTTGACCTTGAGGGGGTGCTTCTCGTGGATCTGTAGCGTACAGGGTCAGTTTCTCGGCTCTCTTCTCCAAGTTTCTCAGACCAAGACGACGTACCTCCTTGACGCTGACGATCTCACCGGTGGCCTTCTTGACCTTCTTCAGGCCACGCAAGAAGTACCAGTAACGGGACTTCGCAACCGTGACATTGGGAGCGAAGATGGTCATGCGGTACAGGGCGGGAGTCGGGTTGGACTCGGTGGGCAAGTGGCGCCCAATGACCTCGTATTCCGTGAGACGACCTGAACAGAGTCTGTTAGTTATGCGTCGTCCCAATGCCACACAAGTTCCCAGTCCATGGATGCGAATCGTCGTTTCGGTTCGATAGTCTCCGGAGCGTTCGGGACCTTTCGGTAGATATCCATCGTTTGCTACTATCGTAGTCGCGGTGCACGAGTGGTCTAGCCCTCGTTTCCCCCCTCAGTGCAAACAAAAGTGATCCCTCTTGATGTTCAATTTAACACTTCTGGCCAGGCATACTGATAGGCCAGGTTCCAATCAGATCGTGGTTCATGGCGTTTGACTGCCATCTTGTCTCGCCGTAGTCGCCGTCGGTAGATCACACGTCATGATCGAAAAGAAAAAGTTTTGTCGTCGGGGGTCGCAGGAATTCGTCCAAGTCGCCGCATTCGCATCCAAGGTCCAGtagagggaaggggaaatTGTGCTTACCCATCTGAAAGACTGTTAGAAACAAATGATACTGTCGTGTGTTGGCGCGTAAGGCTGTTGACTTACTGTGAAGAGCTGGCCGATGGTCGTCGATTATCCGATATCGTGGTGGTTGCGCGGTCGAAAAACGAGAAGAATTTGGCGCGCCAGGAGCAAAAAGGATTCTGTGTGAGACGAGGGAACGGTTTCCAGGGCTGGGACCTGTGGGTGGGGCTTTTTGCTAAGCGCACCCGGTCGAGCCACTCGGGGCTGGTGTTGTGGCTGATGAATGCCCCACTTACCTGTCAATACTGGAAACTCAAGAAAGGACCCGATGCAATGATGCCTGAGGATGATGGCTTAAACTATTGGTGCCTGACGGAAACCGATGCTGGTGGTTGTTGTATTCGGGCCAATCACATTGTAGCCCAAACCCCAGACAACCAGCATCACAGAGAAGACGACGCATCCCAGAAGGAGACAGAGCGAGAGGGATGACACTTTGTTGAGCATCTTCAACCAATTAGAAATGCTCATATGCCTATCTTGACCACAACGCCAATTGATCAAGTCACACGATTTGTCGGCCACGGACATTCGCAGTGGTGAACCAACCGCCCGGTTTTACCCTCATCACGCCTCATTCTTCCAATAGCACCTGGTGGCAGTCATAATGGAAGGTCTTTTCGAGGAGTTCCGCAATGCCTACAAAGCCAGGTCTGGCTACTCTCTTGCACAAACGCTCCAGCCCTTCAGCCCAGTCAACAAGCCCGACAAGCTTCGGTCCATCTACCTGAGCACCAACATCCAAGAAGCCAAGGCGGACGTCAAGTACATGCTCTTGGGTCGCGGCTCAGGGT from Colletotrichum higginsianum IMI 349063 chromosome 4, whole genome shotgun sequence includes:
- a CDS encoding 60S ribosomal protein L20; amino-acid sequence: MGRLTEYEVIGRHLPTESNPTPALYRMTIFAPNVTVAKSRYWYFLRGLKKVKKATGEIVSVKEIHEKHPLKVKNFGVWLRYDSRSGTHNMYKEYREMSRTDAVEALYSDMAARHRARFRSIHILKVVELEKGDDVKRPYIKQLISKNLSFPLPHRVAKINNQKIFSAKRPTTFA